Proteins co-encoded in one Meiothermus sp. genomic window:
- a CDS encoding response regulator transcription factor: MERVLVVEDDPQLAHLVITALEHEGYTALLATNGLDAVQIAPQADLMILDLGLPGLGGLEVIRELREADWSLPILVISAQGTEEIRIRALELGADDYLTKPMSVREMVARVRALLRRSRPEQEITLQDLRIVLKRRQVFQGEKLLELSPTELDLLLTLAQNPGEVWSRERLLQRVWGAERGSTVDERVVDSYVALLRRKLGDDPKTPRYIETVFGQGYRVVIKEKNR, from the coding sequence ATGGAACGTGTATTGGTTGTTGAAGATGATCCACAGCTAGCTCATCTGGTAATCACTGCGCTGGAACACGAGGGTTACACTGCCCTGCTGGCAACCAACGGGCTGGATGCAGTGCAGATAGCGCCGCAAGCCGACCTGATGATTCTTGACCTGGGCTTGCCGGGCCTGGGGGGCCTCGAGGTCATCCGCGAGCTGCGCGAGGCCGATTGGAGCCTGCCCATCCTGGTTATAAGCGCCCAGGGCACCGAAGAAATTCGCATACGTGCGCTCGAGCTCGGCGCCGACGATTATCTGACCAAGCCTATGAGCGTGCGCGAGATGGTGGCCCGGGTTAGGGCCTTGCTACGGCGCAGCCGACCCGAACAAGAAATCACCCTTCAGGATTTGCGCATCGTACTCAAGCGCCGTCAGGTTTTCCAGGGCGAAAAACTACTCGAGCTCTCTCCAACCGAGCTCGATCTGCTACTAACCTTGGCCCAGAACCCCGGCGAGGTCTGGAGCCGCGAGCGCCTCTTGCAAAGGGTCTGGGGAGCCGAGCGTGGTAGCACTGTAGATGAGCGGGTGGTTGATAGCTATGTGGCGCTGCTGCGGCGCAAGCTGGGCGATGACCCCAAAACACCCCGTTACATCGAAACGGTATTTGGACAAGGGTATCGTGTGGTTATCAAAGAAAAAAATAGATGA
- a CDS encoding malate dehydrogenase, with protein MKSPVRVAVTGAAGQIGYSLLFRIAAGEMLGKDQPVILQLLEITPALKALNGVIMELEDCAFPTLAGIVPTDDPNVAFADADYALLVGAMPRKQGMERADLLQANGAIFTAQGRALSENARKHVKVLVVGNPANTNALITYKNAPNLSPRQIHAMTRLDHNRAISQLAARLKVPVTEIKKMTIWGNHSVTQYPDLFHCEVGGKSAYELVGDHDWYVNTYIPKVAKRGAEIIEARGASSAASAASAAIDHMRDWALGTPAGDWVSMAVPSDGSYGIPEGLVYSYPCVCKDGDFEIVQGLEINEFSRSKMDATAKELADERDAVLQLGLIK; from the coding sequence ATGAAATCCCCTGTACGTGTGGCGGTTACCGGCGCTGCCGGTCAGATTGGCTATAGCCTGTTGTTCCGCATTGCCGCGGGTGAGATGCTCGGCAAAGACCAGCCGGTGATTCTGCAACTGCTGGAGATTACCCCGGCCCTCAAGGCCCTCAATGGGGTAATTATGGAGCTCGAGGACTGCGCTTTCCCTACCCTGGCTGGCATCGTCCCCACCGACGACCCCAACGTCGCTTTTGCCGATGCCGATTATGCCCTGCTGGTAGGGGCCATGCCCCGCAAACAGGGCATGGAGCGCGCCGACCTGCTCCAGGCCAACGGCGCCATCTTCACCGCCCAGGGTCGGGCCCTCTCCGAGAACGCCCGCAAGCACGTCAAGGTGCTGGTGGTGGGCAACCCCGCCAACACCAACGCCCTCATCACCTACAAAAACGCCCCCAACCTCTCGCCCCGTCAGATTCACGCCATGACCCGCCTCGACCACAACCGGGCCATCTCACAGTTGGCCGCCCGGCTCAAGGTGCCGGTCACCGAGATCAAGAAAATGACCATCTGGGGCAACCACTCCGTCACCCAATACCCCGACCTGTTCCACTGCGAGGTGGGCGGCAAAAGCGCCTACGAGCTGGTGGGCGACCACGACTGGTATGTCAATACCTACATCCCCAAAGTAGCCAAGCGCGGTGCCGAGATTATCGAGGCCCGTGGGGCCTCTTCGGCGGCCTCGGCGGCCAGTGCGGCCATTGACCACATGCGCGACTGGGCCCTGGGCACCCCGGCCGGCGACTGGGTCAGCATGGCCGTTCCCTCCGACGGTTCCTACGGCATCCCCGAAGGGCTGGTGTACAGCTACCCCTGCGTCTGCAAAGACGGCGACTTTGAAATCGTGCAGGGCCTGGAGATCAACGAGTTCAGCCGCAGCAAAATGGATGCTACCGCCAAGGAGCTGGCCGACGAGCGCGACGCGGTGCTGCAGTTGGGGCTCATCAAGTAA